The proteins below are encoded in one region of Ostrea edulis chromosome 3, xbOstEdul1.1, whole genome shotgun sequence:
- the LOC125674878 gene encoding serine protease inhibitor Cvsi-2-like — MKAAVFVFLAVAIVYVLSERCNVLSNCADTICSGNASHVECEHHQCTCIANPMSCSDRNDCHMSDSRRCPDKHEEFHCLDGMCTCLDLH, encoded by the exons ATGAAGGCCGCCGTCTTTGTATTTCTTGCCGTAGCTATTG TGTACGTTTTATCAGAGCGATGCAACGTCCTGTCTAATTGTGCCGATACCATATGCAGCGGTAACGCCTCTCATGTGGAATGCGAGCATCATCAGTGCACGTGCATTGCTAACCCAATGT CTTGCAGTGACCGAAATGATTGCCACATGTCGGATTCGCGCAGATGCCCAGACAAACACGAGGAGTTTCACTGCCTTGACGGGATGTGTACCTGTCTGGATTTACACTAA